From the genome of Mycoplasma sp. 1578d:
TTAAAGGTTGATTATTAGAGGAAGCATCATTACTAAATACACCAAAATAAGGTTTAAAAAAATTATTTACAAAATTATAAAAAGAGTTATTTTTAAAAACTGAGTAACTTAAAGAACTAAAAACATAAATACTATAGATTATTAAAAAAATTAAAAGTGTGCTTTTTAGTAATTTTTGTCAATTAATTTGAAAAAATTTTGTTATTTTGTTTTTTGATAGTTTTTTAAATGGAACATGCTTTAAGACATAATTTTTAAATAAAAAATCAATTAATTCTAAAAATAAAATAAAAGAAATTAAAATTAATAAAGGTATTCCTAATTGATCAATATTACTTCCTCCATTTTTTGTAGCATAATCGGTTAAGATTCCAATACCAACTAAACCAAAATTCGAAAGTAAAGATGCTCATCTGATATTCGATTCAAATGAATAAAGTAATAATCCAATGATTTTATTATTAATGCGAGGATAAATTTCTCTGAAAAAAGAATTAAATTTACTATTTCCCATTTTAATTGAGAGATAATAGTATTTTGTATCAACTGTTTTAAAAATTTCTACAAAATATTTATGTAGTCATAATCAAGTAAACCAAAAATAAGCTAAGAGTAAAGCAGTATCCCCTACTTCTAAAGAGGTTTGAAATATAAGTATGAACACAACTTCCGGAATTACCCTAAGAAAAAATAGTATAAACTTGATTAAGCTGCAAAATATTTTATTATTAAATTTTTCGCTACTTAAAAACGAAGTAATTAAAGCGATAACAAAACCGCCAAAAGTGCCCGCTGCTGCAAATTGAATATTAGTAAATAAATATATTAGAGATTTTATTCACAAATTATCGTTTTTGTTTTCAAAAGTACTTATTGAATTAAAACTAAAAATTTTTTTAAAATTTTTAAAAAGTACTTGGCCTCCATCAGGATGATTTAAAGAAAAATCATAAGATGATAAAAGAAAAATAACTGAAAGGGTAAAAATGACTCAAAACGAATAAATTCATATTTTTTTAATTTTTCATCCTGTTGAAACGCCGTCTATGGTTATTTGATATTGAAAAAAAGTTTTTATTATATTTTTCTTCATTTTAAATTAATTTAACTAGTTGTTCAAAAGTTAATTCTTCCTTTTTAACTAAGGAAATATTTTGATTTTTCACAATTAAAAAGTATTCAAAATATTGATATGCTAATTTAAGATCGTGGATTATTACAAGAACAGAGAGATTTTCACTCTCATTTACTTTTTTGATATCTTGCATAACAATTTGAGAAGTTTCATAATCTAAGTTTGAAGTTGGTTCATCAGCAATTAATAGTTGACATTTTTGCACAATAGCTTTACAAATTTCAACTCTTTGTTTTTCTCCACCACTTAAATTTTCGACTCTTTCAAATGCTTTTTGCAAAATATTTAATTTATTAAGTGTTTGAAAAATGAATTCTTCTTCTTTTTTGCTAAGTAAGTTAAAAATCTTATAGAACCAATTATCATAGTTTCTAAACGATCTTTTAATGTTATTATAAACACTATCAGTTTGAATTAAATTAGGTTCTTGGGTGATATAAGCGACTTTAGAAATGAGATTTTTTCATTTATTTTTTGTTGTTTTTATGTTTTCGCCAAATAAATAAATTTCTCCTGCTTGATAATGAGTTCCTTTTAATATACAGTTCACTAAAGTCGTTTTTCCTGCACCTGATTTACCAATAATTGCAATCATTTTTTCTTTAGGAAATTCTATATTTAAATTATTAAAAAAATCTACATTTTTAAAACTTACTTTTACATTTTTAAACTTAACAATATTATTCATTATCCATTAAATTGTTGTTTTAGAAAATTGATTTTTTCCTGAAGTTTATCATTTGTTAGAGGAACAAATTTATTAAAACCTGAGAAAATTCCGTAAGTATTTTCTTCTTGTGTAAGTTGTTCTAAGGCTTTAGTAAATAGTTTTTGTTGTGCTAAAGGCATTTTTTTACGTGATAAAACAGCATCATAAAACAAAGGCCCAGCCATAGTTAAATATCTAATTTGCTCATTTGGGTATTTGGTTGGTTTAAAATTTGAACCTGCTTGTGTAAAGTTAAATACACCATCATAATCAAAACCAATTCTATATGTTTTTTTATCTGTTGTTTCTACACCTAAATTTTTTTCATTTCCTTTACCACTTAAAACAAAGTTGTTTTGGTTGGTTAAATAATCTGAAATTTCTTTATAAGTTTTTCCAAAGTTTTGAGCTATAACCGAAACTGGTGCTATATATTTAGAAAGACTTGATGTTTTTTTGTATAAAATTCCATAACTTTTAAACGTGTCTCAATCTTTGTCAAGTCATGCTTTTTTAATTTTTTCTCTAATTTCTGGGGTTCCTGAAATTAAAATTGATCCATAAAAATTTTCGGTAAATTCGTTTGTTTTGTAAAATGCTCCATATTTTGAGCCGTCTCATTTTAATAATCTTTCTTTTTCTTCACCTGTTCAGGTTGGATATTCACCAAATTGTTTATTTTCTAATTGTAATGTATTTGCTTTTTGAGCCATTTCATATAATGGGTCTTTGTCTTTTTTATTTTCAAATTTAGCTGCTATTTCTGGTGTCCATAAAAATTTATATGTTTGAGTTTGAGCAACTGTAGGTAATAAATCTTCTGTTTTTTGTTTTGATATTGTAGAGTAACTCAAAATCATAAAATCCTGTTCTGGATTATTTGCTAAAAATTGTTGATATGAAGCTCCTGTATCATCAGCATAAACTAATTTAATTGAAACATCTTTGTATTGTTTTAATGAATTATCTTTATTTTTAAGATCGTTAAAATGTTTAGTTAATACGTTTTCTCATTTTGTTTTTTGTTCATCAGTATAACCTGAGTTTGGTGTTGGTACTAAAAATTTAATATCTGTATCTCATGTATTGGTTTGTGAAGCAGTACATGATGCTGCAACTAGTGGTGCTAAACCTAGCGATCCTAGAATTAGCGGTTTTATTTTTTTAAATATTTTATACATAAAAAAACTCCTTGTTTTTAAGGGGTTTTACTGAAAAATAACTCTGTCAGTTAACTTAGCTACGCAAGCATTGCCTTGATCAGCTTAGGTATTTCTCAGCCTTTCTAACGAAAGGCACCCTCGTTAATTACTTTATAATTATAACAAATTAACTTTTAAAAATAAAATAATGTATAAAATATTCAAACATTTTAATGATAATATTTATGCATATTTTGTGATTGAAAGTATTAAATGTAAATAAAAAACTCGCAAAAGCGAGTTTTCTTGTGGGTACTTTTAAAATAATTTTAATCTTCGTCTTTGTTTTGAATATTTCTACGTTTAATGATTTCGTCAGAAATATTTTTTGGACATTTTTCGTAATGATCAAATTGCATTTGATATGTTCCACGTCCACTGGTCATTGATCTAAGTTCGGTTGAATATCCAAACATTTCTGAAAGAGGAACAGCGGCACGAACAATTGTAGCTCCATCGTTTCTTTGTTCTTGGTCGTTAACAAGTCCTCTTCTTCTTGAAAGATCCCCGATAACATCTCCAATGTGGTCGCTAGGAACAACAACTGCCACATCCATAATTGGTTCTAAAAGAACTGTTCCAATAGCATCTTTAGCTTTAGTAAGAGCTTTAGAAGCAGCAATTTTATAAGCTAATTCGGATGAATCGACATCGTGGTATGATCCATCAAATAAAGTAGCTTTAATATCAATCATTGGGTATCCAGCTAAAATACCAGCAGCCATTTTGTCTTCAAGACCTTTTTGAATTGGTTTAATGTATTCTTTAGGAATTTTTCCACCAACAATTTTGTCAACAAATTCAAATCCACCATCTGGGTTTGGTTCAAATTTCAATCAAACGTGTCCGTATTGACCTTTACCACCTGATTGTTTAATATGTTTACCTTCAACTTCTGCAGTTTTAGTAATTGTTTCACGGTACGAAACTTGAGGTGCTCCAACTTTAACTTGTACACCAAATTCACGTCTTAAACGATCTACAATGATATCAAGGTGTAACTCACCCATACCAGCAATAATGGTTTGTCCAGTTTCTTCATCAGTATAAGTTCTGAATGTAGGATCTTCAGCAGCTAATTTTTGTAATCCTAATGAAAGTTTTTCAGTAGCAGCTTTTGATTCAGGTTCAAGAGCTTGCGAAATAACTGGTTCAGGGAATACCATTTTTTCAAGCACAATTTTTGGTGATTTTTCTGAAATTAAAGTATCTCCAGTAGTGGTTGATTTAAGTCCAACGGCTGCAGCAATATCTCCAGCACGACATTCATCAATTTCCACACGGTTATTGGCATGCATTTGTAGAATACGTCCAATACGTTCTTTTTGTTCTTTAGTTGAGTTATAAACGTAACTTCCTTTATTTAAAACTCCACGATAAACACGGAAGAATGTTAAGGTTCCAACAAATGGATCAGTCATAACTTTAAATGCCAAAGCAGCAAATTCAGCATCATCAGTTGCTAAAACATCTACTTGTTTATCACCTTCATAAGCTTTAATTGGGGGAATATCAAGAGGTGAAGGTAAATAATCAACCACTGCGTCAATCATTTTCTTAACCCCTTTGTTTTTAAATGATGTCCCACAAACAGCTGGGAAAAATTCTGCAGTTAAAGTAGCTTTGCGAATTGCTTCTTTAAATGAAGCTTCATCTAATTCTCCGCCTTCAAGCACTATCATCATTACTTCTTCGTCATAATTAGCAACTGCTTCAAGTAATTCTTGTCTTTTTAATTTAGCAACATCTACTAATTCAGCTGGAATTTCAGTTTCAAACTCTTCTTCTTGAGCTTCGCCATTATAAGTAACTGCTTTCATAGTTACTAAATCAATAATTCCAGTAAAGTCTGCTTCAGAACCAATTGGTCATTGAATTGCAACTGCGTTCCCGCCAAGTCTGGTTTTAACTGATTCAACCGATTTTTCAAAATCAGCTCCAGCTTTATCCATTTTATTTACGTACACAATTCTTGGTACTTTATAATTGGTTGCTTGTCTTCAAACAGTTTCAGTTTGAGGTTCAACTCCTGATTGAGCGTCTAAAACAGCAACTGCACCATCAAGCACACGCAATGAACGTTCTACCTCAACAGTAAAATCAACGTGTCCAGGAGTATCAATAACGTTAATTCTTTTTCCTTTTCAAAACGCTGTGGTTGCAGCTGAGGTAATGGTAATTCCTCTTTCTTGCTCTTGAGCCATTCAGTCCATTTGTGAAGCTCCATCGTGAGTTTCACCAATTTTGTGAATTTTACCTGTATGAAATAAAATTCTTTCAGTTGTAGTAGTTTTACCTGCATCAATGTGAGCCATAATACCGATGTTTCGGTAGTCTTTTAAATCATAATCTCTTGCCATAATATCTATTAATTATATACTAAGATACTATCATCTGAAGTGTGCAAATGCACGGTTTGCTTCAGCCATTTTGTGAGTATCTTCACGTTTCTTAATAGCTCCTCCTGTTTTGTTTGATGCGTCAATAATTTCATTAGCTAAACGCACATCCATGGTTTTTTCGTTTCTAGTACGTGCGTAATTAACAAGTCATCTAAGAGCAAGTGTTTTCTTTCTACGTGGAGAAACTTCGGTAGGAACTTGATAGTTGGTTCCTCCGATTCTTCTGGTTCTAATTTCTAATTGTGGAGTAATATTTTCTACAGCTTGTAAAAATACTTCCATTGGGTCTTTTTGAGTTTTTTCTTTCACAATTTCAAATGCTGAATAAAGAATATCTTGAGCAATTGATTTTTTTCCGTCAAGCATAATAGTGTTAATTAATTTTGTAACAATTACAGAATTAAAAACTGGATCTGCAAGTACTTCACGGATTGGTGCACTTTTTTTTCTTGACATATTGTCCTCCTATTTTCGATTCATTAAATAATAAGTAATTTGATTAATTTAACTATTTAGCTTTTTCTCTTTTAGCTCCGTATAAACTACGTCCTTGTTTACGTTTAGCAACTCCGGCAGCATCTTGGGTTCCACGAACAATGTGGTATCTAACCCCAGGTAAGTCTTTAACACGACCTCCACGAATTAACACCACTGAGTGTTCTTGTAGATTGTGTCCTTCTCCTGGAATATAAGCTGTAACTTCCATTCCGTTTGATAATTTAACACGAGCATATTTACGTAACGCTGAGTTAGGTTTTTTAGGTGTCATTGTTGCAACACGAGTACATACACCACGTTTAAATGGTGAAGCCATTTTTTTAGCTTTTTTAATCAGCGAGTTGTAACTTAAACTTAAAGCAGGTGCGTTTTGTTTCTTTTCTTTTGAAACACGCCCGCTTGTAACTAGTTGATTTGTTGTTGGCATTTTGAACTTCCTTTCTGTATTTTTAAATTTAAAACTAGTCTAATAACATATAAAAGATATGTAGATTTATTATATATTAAATTCTGATCCGTGTGTATCATATTTTAAATTATTTTTTTCTCTATAGAAAATTGGGACAAAATTTATTTTAAGTTTATTTTGGTT
Proteins encoded in this window:
- the cypl gene encoding ABC transporter thiamine pyrophosphate-binding lipoprotein p37/Cypl, whose protein sequence is MYKIFKKIKPLILGSLGLAPLVAASCTASQTNTWDTDIKFLVPTPNSGYTDEQKTKWENVLTKHFNDLKNKDNSLKQYKDVSIKLVYADDTGASYQQFLANNPEQDFMILSYSTISKQKTEDLLPTVAQTQTYKFLWTPEIAAKFENKKDKDPLYEMAQKANTLQLENKQFGEYPTWTGEEKERLLKWDGSKYGAFYKTNEFTENFYGSILISGTPEIREKIKKAWLDKDWDTFKSYGILYKKTSSLSKYIAPVSVIAQNFGKTYKEISDYLTNQNNFVLSGKGNEKNLGVETTDKKTYRIGFDYDGVFNFTQAGSNFKPTKYPNEQIRYLTMAGPLFYDAVLSRKKMPLAQQKLFTKALEQLTQEENTYGIFSGFNKFVPLTNDKLQEKINFLKQQFNG
- the rpsL gene encoding 30S ribosomal protein S12; amino-acid sequence: MPTTNQLVTSGRVSKEKKQNAPALSLSYNSLIKKAKKMASPFKRGVCTRVATMTPKKPNSALRKYARVKLSNGMEVTAYIPGEGHNLQEHSVVLIRGGRVKDLPGVRYHIVRGTQDAAGVAKRKQGRSLYGAKREKAK
- the rpsG gene encoding 30S ribosomal protein S7 encodes the protein MSRKKSAPIREVLADPVFNSVIVTKLINTIMLDGKKSIAQDILYSAFEIVKEKTQKDPMEVFLQAVENITPQLEIRTRRIGGTNYQVPTEVSPRRKKTLALRWLVNYARTRNEKTMDVRLANEIIDASNKTGGAIKKREDTHKMAEANRAFAHFRW
- a CDS encoding ATP-binding cassette domain-containing protein yields the protein MNNIVKFKNVKVSFKNVDFFNNLNIEFPKEKMIAIIGKSGAGKTTLVNCILKGTHYQAGEIYLFGENIKTTKNKWKNLISKVAYITQEPNLIQTDSVYNNIKRSFRNYDNWFYKIFNLLSKKEEEFIFQTLNKLNILQKAFERVENLSGGEKQRVEICKAIVQKCQLLIADEPTSNLDYETSQIVMQDIKKVNESENLSVLVIIHDLKLAYQYFEYFLIVKNQNISLVKKEELTFEQLVKLI
- the fusA gene encoding elongation factor G — its product is MARDYDLKDYRNIGIMAHIDAGKTTTTERILFHTGKIHKIGETHDGASQMDWMAQEQERGITITSAATTAFWKGKRINVIDTPGHVDFTVEVERSLRVLDGAVAVLDAQSGVEPQTETVWRQATNYKVPRIVYVNKMDKAGADFEKSVESVKTRLGGNAVAIQWPIGSEADFTGIIDLVTMKAVTYNGEAQEEEFETEIPAELVDVAKLKRQELLEAVANYDEEVMMIVLEGGELDEASFKEAIRKATLTAEFFPAVCGTSFKNKGVKKMIDAVVDYLPSPLDIPPIKAYEGDKQVDVLATDDAEFAALAFKVMTDPFVGTLTFFRVYRGVLNKGSYVYNSTKEQKERIGRILQMHANNRVEIDECRAGDIAAAVGLKSTTTGDTLISEKSPKIVLEKMVFPEPVISQALEPESKAATEKLSLGLQKLAAEDPTFRTYTDEETGQTIIAGMGELHLDIIVDRLRREFGVQVKVGAPQVSYRETITKTAEVEGKHIKQSGGKGQYGHVWLKFEPNPDGGFEFVDKIVGGKIPKEYIKPIQKGLEDKMAAGILAGYPMIDIKATLFDGSYHDVDSSELAYKIAASKALTKAKDAIGTVLLEPIMDVAVVVPSDHIGDVIGDLSRRRGLVNDQEQRNDGATIVRAAVPLSEMFGYSTELRSMTSGRGTYQMQFDHYEKCPKNISDEIIKRRNIQNKDED